From the genome of Roseivivax sp. THAF197b:
ATAGAGTTCGCGCAGGCTCATCCGCTTTGCCTTTTCCACGGCAGGCAACGGCACCGCTGACAGCAGGATCGGCGTGAAGGACACCGAGACCAGGATCGAGGCCAGCACGAACAGCGAAAAGCCCGCCGCATCGCCCACCGACAGAAAGCCCTGCGCTGCGATCATGCCCAGGGTCTGCGCGATCATATAGGCCGAAAGCAGCGTGCCGCGCGTCTCGTTCGAGGCCGCGTTGTTCAGCCAGCTTTCCGAGGTGACGTAGACGCCGGAAAGCGAAAAGCCGAGCAAGACGCGGATCGCCATCCAGGCCCAGGGATCGGTGACCAGCGGAAAGGCGATCAGACCCGCGGAGATGAGCGAGCCCAGTGCCGCGAAGACCCGCACATGGCTGACCCTGCGGATCAGGTCCGGCGTCAGCTTCGAGCCTGCAAGAAAGCCCAGGAAATATCCCGAGGTGATGAGCGACAGCTCCAGCGTCGAGAAGCCCTCGATCTCGCCGCGCACACCCATGAGGCTGGCCTGAAGCCCGTTCCCGATCATGATCAGGAACACGCCGAACAACAGCGCCCAGACGCTGGAGAGCAATTTGATCATTCCGCGAGCTCCGGTCGGGTGGGCATTTCGGCCCGCCCTAATACCCGAATGTGACGGCAGCAACTCAAAGACGCGGGCGGCGGGGCATTTCCGCGACGTGGCCCGCATGATCGCTCATCTCGTGGGCAACCGTGCCGTGATGGGGCGAAAATGTCCAGGGACGGGGAGAGGACTGCACGCGCCACTCGCATCCGGACACGAAAAACCCGCCACCCCAGCGGAGCGGCGGGCTTTCCCTAGCCTGAGACGGCATCAATCGTAGCTGAGCGCCGTCGCCTTGCCCCGGAAGACCGTATAGGCAATCGCGGTGTAGCCCAGGATCACCGGCAGCACGAAGACCGTGCCTGCAAGGATGATGGCAAGGCTTTCCGGTGCGGCGGCCGCCTCGTAGATCGTCAGCTGATCGGGCACCACGTAGGGGTAGAACGAGTAGGCCAACCCCACGAAGGCCAGACAGAACAGCGCAATCGTCGCGCTGAACGGGAACCACGCCCAGCTGTCATCCTTGGTGGGCAGATGGCGCAGCGCCAGCACCAGCAGCGTTGCGATCAGCGCAAAGCCCAGGGGCATCGGGGCCAGCAGCACAACCTCGGGGAAGCTGAACCACTTCTCGAACACCCGCGGGGAGGCCAGCGGCGATGCGATCGACACGGCCCCCAGCCCGCCAAGGATGCCCCAGATGCCGCCCTTGGCCCAATCCACGGCTTTCTGCTGCAAACGGCCTTCGGCCTTGTAGATCAGCCAGGTCGCCCCGATGAAGGAATAGGCGACGGTCAGGAAGATCGCGGTCAGCGTGGCGAAGGCCCAAGTCAGCGGTCCGGGAGCGAGGCCCAGGACGTAAGCCCCCAGCATGTAGCCCTGCGACAGCGAAGCCATGGCCGAGCCCGCGAAGAAGGCCCAGTCCCAGTTGCGCTTCTGCGTGACCGGTGCCTTCACCCGGAATTCGAACGCGACACCGCGCAGGATCAGGCCGATCAGCATGACCGCGACGGGCAGGTAGAGGGTGGACAGGATCTGGCCGTGTGCGGTCGGGAAGGCCACCAGCAGAAGGCCGATGGCCAGCACGAGCCAGGTCTCGTTGGCATCCCAAAACGGGCCGATGGAGGCGACCATGCGGTCGCGCTCCTCTTCGGTGGCAAGCGGGGAGAGAAGCCCCACCCCGAGGTCGAACCCGTCCAACACGACATAGATCAGGATCGACAGGCCCATCAGCGCCGCGAAGGTCGCAGGAAGCCAGACTTCAGGATCTCCAAAGAGCGTCATCATGGCGGGACCTCCTTATTCGGCCGGTTGCAGGTTGTGGGCGGCAGGCGCGTAGGTCTCGGCCTTCGTCTTGCCTGCGGCTTTCCGGGCGAGGTGCACGAGCGCCCCGATATAGGCCAGGGTCAGCGCCGCGTAGACGGCGAGGTAGGCCAGCAGCGTGCTCAGCACCATGCCCGAGGGCACCTCCGCCACGGCGGCTTCGGTGGGCAGCACACCCGAGACGAGCCAGGGTTGGCGGCCGATCTCGGTCACGTACCAGCCCGCGAGCGTCGCGACCCAGCCCGAGAAGGTCATGACCATCGCGATCCAGAAGACCGGGCGCGGCAGCGCATCGATCCCGCGGCGCGTCTGCAGCCAGCTGCCGGTCGCGCCGGGCTTGCGCCGCGCCATCAGGGCAAGTGTGCCCCAGCTCAGGGCCAGCATTGCGAAACCGGTGCCGACCATCACGCGGAAGCCGTAGAACACGGGCGCCACGCGGGGGTGCAGAACCTCGCCGTCGTCGGTGACGAAGTCATTGAGGCCCGGCACGACGCCATCGGGGCTGTGCTTCAGGATCAGGCTCGCACCGTTCGGGATGCCGATCTCGAAATCGTTTGAACGGGTCTCCTCGTTCGGGACCGCGAACAGCACCAGCGGCACGTTCGGTCCGGTTTCCCAGTTGCCTTCCATGGCCGCCACCTTGGCAGGCTGATGCTCCAGCGTGTTGAGGCCGTGCATGTCGCCCGCAAGGATCTGCAGCGGGATCAGGGCGGCGGCGGTGATGAGGCCCGTGCGCAGCGTCGTGCGCACCTCCGCACCCCGGTCACCAAGGATCCAGCGGAAGGCCGAGATACCGGCGATCAGGAAGGCCACGGTCAGTCCCGAGGCAAGCAGCATGTGCACGAGGCGGTACGGCATCGACGGGTTGAAGATGATCGCGGCCCAGTCGGTGGCATAGGCCACGCCGTCCCGCATCTCGAAGCCCTGCGGCGTGTGCATCCAGCTGTTCAGCACGATGATCCAGAAGGCCGACATCGTGGTGCCGAACGCCACGAGGAAGGTCGCCGCCGTATGGGCCCAGCCCGGCACGCGACGGAACCCGAAGAGCATGATGCCGAGGAACACGGCCTCCAGGAAGAAGGCGGTCAGCACCTCGTAGGCCAGAAGCGGGCCTGCGATGTTGCCCACGCTTTCCATGAAGCCCGGCCAATTGGTGCCGAACTGGAAGGACATGGTGATGCCCGACACGACACCCATGGCAAACGACAGCGCGAACACCTTCACCCAGAAGCGGTAGGCGTCCATCCAGCGCTCTTCCCCGGTGCGGTTGAAGCGCAGTTTGAAGAACAGCAGCATCCAGCCCAGAGCGATGGTGATCGTCGGAAACAGGATGTGAAACGAAATGTTGGCCGCGAACTGAATCCGCGACAGCAGGAGAGTGTCCATCATGTCATTTATCCTCGGTTGCGGTCGCTTTCCGGGCGCTGCTCAGCGGGATGACCCGGCCTGTGGCAGTAACCAGCTTGGAAAGCGTGGAGCCGGCCTTGAGAAGGGTGGCCAGCCGTTCAGTCTCGATCCGGGCGAGATCGTCATAAAGCGCGGTCATGTTCTCGATGAGCTCGCGCAGCTCGGCGATGCGGGTGGTGGAATAGCTGCCATCCTGCCCTGCAATGCTGCTTTCCATCTCCAGCTCGCGGAGCTTGGTCAGCGTCGGGTCGATCTCGCGCTTCTTGCGCTCCTCGACCAGCGTGCGGACGATCGCCATCAGATCGGACGGTGTGGTGAAAAACTCGCGACGGTCGCCATCCACATGCTTGCGGATGACAAGCCGCCAGTTCTGCAATTCCTTGAGGCCCATCGACACGTTCGAGCGCGAAAAGCCGAGCCGCTCGCAGATGCCGTCGGCACAAAGCGGCTCCTCGCTGATGAACAGCAGCGCATAGATCTGCCCGACGGTCCGGTTGATCCCCCAGCGGGAGCCCATCTCGCCGAAATGCAGGATGAATTCGTGTTCGATATTGGCCATGTCTTTTTGCATTTCAGTAATTTCTGAAATCTAAATAATGGCTGCGGGCCGGCGTCTCAACGCTTATCGGACCGATAGGGACGGCATGTCGCAGGGCCTGCCCATCCCGAGATTGAGGGTGATCCGCGCCGCCGCTTAGGCGTTGAAATATATAGGAAAATCCGCGCGTCTTTTGGGGGCGCAAAGCCGCCTCAGGAAAGGTCGCGCGCCATCTGTCTCGGCGGCAGCAGGTTCGTGCGCCGCAGGGTCAGCACCGGGTAATTCTCGTCGTCGAGAACGCGCAGGATATCGAAATCGGGCTCCACGGCGCGCAGCTTCTCGGCCATGGACATGGCCCGCTCGCGTTGGCCCTCGGCGGCGTAAAGGCACATCAGGTGCCGCATCGGCGCGCGGAAGACAGGCGCACGAGCATGGGCGCGTTCCAGATGGCTCAGCGCTTTCGGGATATCTCCCGCCGTGATCGCGGACAGCCCCGCCAGCGTGTCGAACCAATGCGCCGATGAGGACCGGCTGGCGAGGTTCGCGGCATATTGGCTGGAGGCAAGGGCCGCTTCCGATGCGCCTGCCCTGAGGGCCACGGTCGCCTTGGCCGAATGGCTGAACGCATTGTAGGGGCTCGCGCGCACCGCATCTTCGGCGAGGGCCGCGCTGACGCCGGTGTCATTCTCCAGCATGGCCAGCAATTGCGCCACGAGCGAGCTGACAAGCGCGTTGCCGTCATTGCCCACGAGGGCCAGATGCGCAAACTCGGTGGCCTCCTCGAACAGGGCGGAATTTCCGGGATCGACCCGCTCCACGATCATGATCTGCCGCAGCAGGCTGCGCCAGGCCGCGATCCGGGGCAGCGGCAAGAGCGCTGCAGCCTCGGCCAGCAAGGTCTCCGCGTGGCGCAGTTTCGCGCTGTCATAGGTGAACATCGCGGCGATGGCCGCATTGACCCGCGCATCCACCTTCAGGGCAACACTGGCATCTGTCTCGCCCGACAGGTCCTGGGTCAGCACCCGCTCGGCGGAGTGGAAGACCATGCGGGGGATATCGCCCTGCTCCAGAAGGTCTGGCTTGCGCATGTCGATCCGGACTTTGTCGGACCAGATCAGCTCTCCGGTCTTGCGGGCTGTCAACCCGGCCAGGACCTGGACGTCATCGCCCACGGTCAGCGTGTTGACACCCAGCACGAGGTCCGACGGGTCGGACGGAC
Proteins encoded in this window:
- a CDS encoding cytochrome d ubiquinol oxidase subunit II; this translates as MMTLFGDPEVWLPATFAALMGLSILIYVVLDGFDLGVGLLSPLATEEERDRMVASIGPFWDANETWLVLAIGLLLVAFPTAHGQILSTLYLPVAVMLIGLILRGVAFEFRVKAPVTQKRNWDWAFFAGSAMASLSQGYMLGAYVLGLAPGPLTWAFATLTAIFLTVAYSFIGATWLIYKAEGRLQQKAVDWAKGGIWGILGGLGAVSIASPLASPRVFEKWFSFPEVVLLAPMPLGFALIATLLVLALRHLPTKDDSWAWFPFSATIALFCLAFVGLAYSFYPYVVPDQLTIYEAAAAPESLAIILAGTVFVLPVILGYTAIAYTVFRGKATALSYD
- a CDS encoding cytochrome ubiquinol oxidase subunit I, whose translation is MMDTLLLSRIQFAANISFHILFPTITIALGWMLLFFKLRFNRTGEERWMDAYRFWVKVFALSFAMGVVSGITMSFQFGTNWPGFMESVGNIAGPLLAYEVLTAFFLEAVFLGIMLFGFRRVPGWAHTAATFLVAFGTTMSAFWIIVLNSWMHTPQGFEMRDGVAYATDWAAIIFNPSMPYRLVHMLLASGLTVAFLIAGISAFRWILGDRGAEVRTTLRTGLITAAALIPLQILAGDMHGLNTLEHQPAKVAAMEGNWETGPNVPLVLFAVPNEETRSNDFEIGIPNGASLILKHSPDGVVPGLNDFVTDDGEVLHPRVAPVFYGFRVMVGTGFAMLALSWGTLALMARRKPGATGSWLQTRRGIDALPRPVFWIAMVMTFSGWVATLAGWYVTEIGRQPWLVSGVLPTEAAVAEVPSGMVLSTLLAYLAVYAALTLAYIGALVHLARKAAGKTKAETYAPAAHNLQPAE
- a CDS encoding GbsR/MarR family transcriptional regulator; amino-acid sequence: MANIEHEFILHFGEMGSRWGINRTVGQIYALLFISEEPLCADGICERLGFSRSNVSMGLKELQNWRLVIRKHVDGDRREFFTTPSDLMAIVRTLVEERKKREIDPTLTKLRELEMESSIAGQDGSYSTTRIAELRELIENMTALYDDLARIETERLATLLKAGSTLSKLVTATGRVIPLSSARKATATEDK